A single region of the Actinoplanes sp. SE50/110 genome encodes:
- a CDS encoding STAS domain-containing protein, whose protein sequence is MALSPDESGRFADLLKEHADGLVARWAVLVGVSLQGRMSRPELERQTRDLHKGFQQALAAGAQDLGDEAAGELRAQLSELSSSRARQGFSATETAVSVFALKDAVLEVLGDAGDDAHTLRGYVAFSAFVDRAALFTFDAYVRVRESLIADQAEQLLELSTPVVKLWEGVVAVPLVGTLDSARAQVVMERLLQTLVDTGSPYAIIDITGVPAVDTQVAQHILKTVVAARLMGADCIISGIRPQIAQTIVALGIEFGDIATKSSLADALRYVLGRNSYKVVTAKRTER, encoded by the coding sequence GTGGCGCTGAGTCCGGATGAGTCGGGTCGCTTCGCTGACCTGCTCAAAGAGCACGCCGACGGGCTGGTCGCCCGCTGGGCGGTGCTGGTCGGGGTCAGCTTGCAGGGCCGCATGAGCCGGCCCGAGTTGGAGCGGCAGACCAGGGACTTGCATAAGGGTTTCCAGCAGGCGCTGGCCGCCGGCGCGCAGGACCTCGGCGACGAGGCGGCCGGCGAGCTGCGGGCCCAGCTGAGCGAGCTGTCCAGCAGCCGGGCCCGGCAGGGGTTCTCGGCGACCGAGACGGCGGTCAGCGTGTTCGCGCTCAAGGACGCGGTCCTCGAGGTGCTCGGTGATGCCGGTGACGACGCGCACACCCTGCGCGGCTACGTGGCGTTCTCGGCGTTCGTGGACCGGGCCGCCCTGTTCACCTTCGACGCCTATGTGCGGGTCCGCGAGTCGCTGATCGCCGATCAGGCCGAGCAGCTGCTGGAGCTGTCCACCCCGGTGGTCAAGCTGTGGGAGGGTGTGGTCGCCGTCCCGCTGGTCGGCACGCTGGACTCGGCCCGCGCCCAGGTGGTGATGGAGCGGCTGCTGCAGACTCTGGTCGACACCGGCTCGCCGTACGCGATCATCGACATCACCGGTGTCCCGGCGGTCGACACCCAGGTGGCCCAGCACATCCTGAAGACGGTGGTGGCCGCCCGGCTGATGGGCGCCGACTGCATCATCTCCGGCATCCGCCCGCAGATCGCGCAGACCATCGTGGCGCTCGGCATCGAGTTCGGTGACATCGCCACCAAGTCCTCGCTGGCCGACGCGCTGCGTTACGTGCTGGGCCGCAACAGCTACAAGGTCGTGACGGCCAAGCGGACGGAGCGCTGA
- a CDS encoding STAS domain-containing protein codes for MSLTVQTEQRGDMVVVSVAGELDMATAPQLQDQISDLLEKGRTRLVFDLAEVSFCDSTGLSVFVRAKNSTDDAGGTVRLAAPQRGVLRILEVSGLVEVLHTYPTVDEAVTAEEPALD; via the coding sequence ATGTCCTTGACGGTGCAGACCGAACAACGCGGTGACATGGTCGTCGTGTCGGTGGCCGGTGAGCTCGACATGGCCACCGCGCCGCAGTTGCAGGACCAGATCAGTGATCTGCTGGAGAAGGGCCGGACCAGGCTGGTCTTCGACCTGGCCGAGGTCTCGTTCTGTGACTCCACCGGGCTGTCCGTTTTCGTCCGGGCGAAGAACAGCACCGACGACGCCGGCGGGACGGTGCGGCTGGCCGCGCCGCAGCGGGGGGTGCTGCGCATCCTCGAGGTCAGCGGGCTGGTCGAGGTGCTGCACACCTATCCGACGGTCGACGAGGCGGTCACCGCTGAGGAACCCGCGCTCGACTGA
- the mscL gene encoding large conductance mechanosensitive channel protein MscL yields MFQGFKDFIMRGNVVDLAVGVVIGSAFTAVVTSLTNGFLKPLIQVISGGNGMDAGSFKIRGVKFDYATFINSAITFLLTAAVLYFLVVYPLNVLAERRRRGEEPPPKSPSEEVKLLTEIRDALVAQAAAGRGNTQGQVYGSAVDEVLQRRQDPPR; encoded by the coding sequence ATGTTCCAAGGCTTCAAAGACTTCATCATGCGCGGCAACGTCGTCGACCTTGCCGTCGGTGTGGTCATCGGTTCCGCTTTCACCGCCGTGGTGACCAGCCTGACGAACGGCTTCCTGAAGCCGCTCATCCAGGTGATCAGTGGCGGTAACGGGATGGATGCGGGTTCGTTCAAGATCCGCGGCGTCAAGTTCGACTACGCGACCTTCATCAACTCGGCCATCACGTTCCTGCTGACCGCCGCGGTCCTCTACTTCCTCGTCGTCTACCCGCTCAACGTGCTCGCCGAGCGGCGCCGGCGGGGCGAGGAGCCGCCGCCGAAGAGCCCCAGCGAAGAGGTCAAGCTGCTCACCGAGATCCGTGACGCGCTGGTGGCGCAGGCGGCCGCCGGGCGCGGCAACACCCAGGGACAGGTGTACGGAAGCGCGGTGGACGAGGTGCTGCAGCGTCGCCAGGACCCGCCGCGCTGA
- a CDS encoding zf-HC2 domain-containing protein, producing the protein MACERWREMLSAQLDGEDDPALRPLVDEHVSGCAGCRAWLDAAAAVNRMTSTGRMPDVPDLSASILAALPPSAPARPAPARWWRRLPVAALLYVSLALVGAVQIILGLAQIGGDSAAGHVHLGLSATPGHLWNESAAWNAAIGAGYLFIALRRTRPVGLVPMLTAFVAMLLLLSLNDLTGGRVDVARLVGHGFVIVGYLLVVVLSRGAGDTARPPGARAGAGWRLTGAAEDEPGIAAPHRPGLRLVPPTGPLTAHHDDQQAA; encoded by the coding sequence ATGGCGTGTGAACGGTGGCGCGAGATGCTGTCCGCGCAGTTGGACGGCGAGGACGATCCGGCCCTGCGCCCGCTGGTCGACGAGCACGTGTCCGGCTGCGCGGGCTGCCGGGCGTGGCTGGATGCGGCCGCGGCGGTCAACCGGATGACGAGCACCGGGCGGATGCCCGACGTGCCGGATCTCAGCGCGTCGATCCTGGCCGCCCTGCCGCCCTCGGCCCCGGCCCGACCGGCCCCGGCCCGGTGGTGGCGGCGACTCCCGGTGGCGGCGCTGCTCTACGTGTCGCTCGCGCTGGTCGGCGCGGTCCAGATCATCCTGGGGCTGGCGCAGATCGGCGGTGACTCGGCCGCCGGGCACGTGCACCTGGGCCTGTCCGCGACCCCGGGCCACCTGTGGAACGAGTCGGCCGCCTGGAACGCCGCGATCGGCGCCGGATATCTCTTCATCGCGCTGCGGCGGACCCGCCCGGTCGGCCTGGTGCCGATGCTCACCGCGTTCGTCGCGATGCTGCTGCTGCTCTCGCTCAACGATCTGACCGGCGGCCGGGTGGACGTCGCCCGGCTGGTCGGGCACGGCTTCGTGATCGTCGGCTATCTGCTGGTGGTGGTGCTCTCCCGGGGTGCCGGCGACACCGCGCGGCCGCCCGGCGCACGGGCCGGTGCGGGCTGGCGCCTGACCGGCGCGGCCGAGGACGAGCCCGGGATCGCGGCGCCGCACCGCCCCGGCCTGCGGCTGGTCCCGCCGACCGGCCCGCTCACCGCCCACCACGACGATCAGCAGGCCGCGTGA
- a CDS encoding CGNR zinc finger domain-containing protein — MSWKASARHGVREAPGGFALIQELLNTRAAMSYGPDLLGVVEDAQWWVTDALGTWSRTSGLPAPTLLLSATDLRSLRRLRSAFEQVVLAGANQEPPGALPPADVPVSLAPDAAGWVRVVPTGRGTRWLASALWAEALLAQQAGLWPRLKLCHNTVCRAAFFDTSRNNSGVWHDVSTCGNTANLRAFRERRRLLGHSEELQVDDHHHR, encoded by the coding sequence ATGTCGTGGAAGGCGAGCGCCCGGCACGGCGTGCGGGAGGCGCCCGGAGGCTTCGCGCTCATCCAGGAGCTGCTGAACACTCGCGCGGCGATGTCGTACGGCCCTGACCTGCTCGGAGTCGTCGAGGACGCCCAGTGGTGGGTGACCGACGCGCTGGGCACCTGGTCCCGGACGTCCGGCCTGCCCGCCCCCACCCTGCTGCTGTCCGCCACCGACCTGCGGTCGCTGCGCCGGCTGCGGTCGGCCTTCGAGCAGGTGGTGCTCGCCGGGGCGAACCAGGAGCCGCCCGGCGCCCTGCCCCCCGCCGACGTCCCGGTCAGCCTGGCGCCGGACGCGGCCGGCTGGGTGCGGGTGGTGCCGACCGGCCGGGGCACCCGCTGGCTGGCGTCCGCGCTCTGGGCCGAGGCGCTGCTCGCCCAGCAGGCCGGCCTCTGGCCGCGGCTCAAGCTCTGCCACAACACGGTCTGCCGGGCCGCGTTCTTCGACACCTCGCGCAACAACAGCGGCGTCTGGCACGACGTCAGCACCTGCGGCAACACGGCGAACCTGCGCGCTTTCCGGGAGCGGCGCCGCCTGCTCGGGCACAGCGAGGAGCTGCAGGTCGACGACCACCACCACCGCTGA
- a CDS encoding L,D-transpeptidase family protein, whose amino-acid sequence MRRLLAATLGTVAALTLIAGCDSGRGTGPTGAQGTAGVPGTATGVPPRQSTAPSASAEPSASVVPGPSVSAPAAPRKLKVGAKGGDVLAVQRRLTELGYWNGGADGTFGDSTQQAVYALQKAAGIGRDGTVGPKTLKALDAGVRPAARSTKGRVVEIDLNRQLLLLVDGGRITQIFNTSTGSNRYYEQKGGRFLADTPRGRFTVGREIDGWRNAPLGLLWRPKYFNGGIAVHGANSVPPYAASHGCARVSIAAMNWMWNNDALPLKTKVWVY is encoded by the coding sequence GTGCGCAGACTGTTGGCGGCCACGCTGGGGACGGTGGCCGCGCTGACCCTGATCGCCGGCTGCGACTCCGGCCGCGGCACCGGCCCGACGGGCGCGCAGGGCACCGCCGGTGTGCCGGGCACTGCCACCGGCGTACCCCCGCGGCAATCGACCGCGCCCAGCGCCTCCGCCGAGCCGTCCGCCTCGGTCGTGCCCGGCCCGTCGGTGTCGGCGCCGGCGGCGCCGCGGAAACTCAAGGTCGGCGCCAAGGGCGGTGACGTCCTGGCGGTACAGCGGCGGCTGACCGAGTTGGGCTATTGGAACGGCGGGGCGGACGGCACCTTCGGCGACAGCACTCAGCAGGCCGTCTATGCGCTGCAGAAAGCGGCGGGCATCGGCCGCGACGGCACCGTCGGACCGAAAACGCTCAAGGCGCTGGACGCCGGGGTGCGCCCGGCGGCGCGGTCGACCAAGGGGCGGGTCGTCGAGATCGACCTGAACCGGCAACTGCTCCTGCTCGTCGACGGCGGCCGGATCACGCAGATCTTCAACACCTCGACCGGATCGAACCGGTACTACGAGCAGAAGGGTGGGCGGTTCCTGGCCGACACCCCCCGTGGGAGGTTCACCGTGGGCCGGGAGATCGACGGGTGGCGGAACGCGCCGCTCGGGCTGCTGTGGCGGCCCAAATACTTCAACGGCGGGATCGCCGTGCACGGGGCGAACAGTGTCCCGCCCTACGCCGCGTCACACGGTTGCGCCCGGGTGTCGATCGCCGCGATGAACTGGATGTGGAACAACGACGCGCTGCCGCTGAAGACCAAGGTCTGGGTGTACTAG
- a CDS encoding S9 family peptidase — MTTESPAGPPTARLAPSERTHHGDTVTDEYAWLMDKEDPATIAYLEAENAWTETATAHLADLREKVFQEIKGRTQETDLSVPSRKGGFWYYTRTEEGKQYGIQCRVPVRPGETDPPMGDDRPGEEVLLDGNLLAEGKDFFALGTFDVSPDGNWLAFSTDFDGAERFTLRVKDLRTGEVLADEIPDTFYGSAWSADGSVLFYITVDEAWRPDRVHRHFVGQPADRDAVVYHETDERFWVGVDLTRSEKFIVIDAQSKITSEVRVIPADTPDAEPVVIAERRQGVEYQIEHHGHRFLILHNRDAEDFAVAYTSVDAPGDWVELIPHQPGTRLESVDAFARHIVISLRRDGLTGLRVMGDGSTDAYDMDFPEPLYSVGLSGNPEYDTSAIRITYTSLVTPDSVYDVDLVTRSMTLRKQKPVLGGYDPAGYEQFREWATAPDGTRVPISIVARRGVPRNGSAPAVLYGYGSYEHSIDPYFSIARLSMLDRGVVFAIAHVRGGGEMGRRWYEDGKMLAKRNTFTDFVACAEALIRNRWTSADRLVARGGSAGGLLMGAVANLAPESFAGIVAEVPFVDPLTSILDPSLPLTVTEWEEWGNPLESAEVYAYMKSYSPYENVAKLPYSKILAVTSLNDTRVLYHEPAKWIARLRAVVPDGEFLLKTEMGAGHAGPSGRYDSWKEEAFVLAWILDTVGA, encoded by the coding sequence GTGACGACCGAATCGCCCGCCGGCCCACCGACGGCCCGCCTGGCCCCCTCCGAGCGCACCCATCACGGCGACACGGTCACCGATGAGTACGCCTGGCTCATGGACAAAGAGGACCCGGCGACGATCGCCTATCTGGAGGCGGAGAACGCGTGGACCGAGACGGCCACCGCGCACCTCGCCGACCTGCGCGAAAAGGTATTCCAGGAGATCAAGGGCCGCACCCAGGAGACCGACCTGTCGGTGCCGAGCCGCAAGGGCGGGTTCTGGTATTACACCCGCACCGAGGAGGGCAAGCAGTACGGCATCCAGTGCCGTGTGCCGGTCCGCCCGGGCGAGACCGACCCGCCGATGGGCGACGACCGTCCCGGCGAGGAGGTGCTGCTCGACGGCAACCTGCTGGCCGAGGGGAAGGATTTCTTCGCGCTCGGCACGTTCGATGTCAGCCCGGACGGCAACTGGCTGGCCTTCTCGACCGATTTCGACGGCGCCGAGCGGTTCACCCTGCGGGTCAAGGACCTGCGCACCGGTGAGGTGCTGGCCGACGAGATCCCGGACACCTTCTACGGCAGCGCCTGGTCGGCCGACGGCAGCGTGCTCTTCTACATCACGGTCGACGAGGCGTGGCGCCCCGACCGGGTGCACCGGCACTTCGTCGGGCAGCCCGCCGACCGGGACGCGGTGGTCTATCACGAGACCGACGAGCGGTTCTGGGTCGGCGTCGACCTGACCCGCAGCGAGAAGTTCATCGTGATCGACGCCCAAAGCAAGATCACTTCAGAGGTACGCGTGATTCCGGCCGACACCCCGGACGCCGAACCCGTGGTGATCGCCGAGCGCCGGCAGGGTGTCGAGTATCAGATCGAGCACCACGGCCACCGGTTCCTGATCCTGCACAACCGGGACGCCGAGGACTTCGCGGTCGCCTACACCTCGGTCGACGCCCCCGGGGACTGGGTCGAGCTGATCCCGCACCAGCCGGGCACCCGCCTGGAGTCGGTCGACGCGTTCGCCCGGCACATCGTGATCTCGCTGCGCCGGGACGGGCTGACCGGCCTGCGGGTGATGGGCGACGGCAGCACCGACGCGTACGACATGGATTTCCCGGAGCCGCTCTACAGCGTCGGCCTCAGCGGCAACCCGGAGTACGACACCTCCGCGATCCGGATCACCTACACCTCGCTGGTGACCCCGGATTCGGTGTACGACGTCGACCTGGTCACCCGCTCGATGACGCTGCGCAAGCAGAAGCCGGTGCTCGGCGGTTACGACCCGGCCGGCTACGAGCAGTTCCGCGAGTGGGCCACCGCACCGGACGGCACCCGGGTCCCGATCTCGATCGTGGCCCGCCGGGGTGTCCCCCGGAACGGTTCCGCCCCGGCGGTCCTCTACGGCTACGGGTCGTACGAGCACAGCATCGACCCGTACTTCTCGATCGCCCGGCTCAGCATGCTCGACCGCGGTGTCGTCTTCGCGATCGCGCACGTCCGCGGCGGCGGTGAGATGGGCCGCCGGTGGTACGAGGACGGCAAGATGCTGGCCAAGCGGAACACCTTCACCGACTTCGTCGCCTGCGCCGAGGCCCTGATCCGCAACCGCTGGACCAGCGCCGACCGCCTGGTTGCGCGCGGCGGCTCGGCCGGCGGCCTGCTGATGGGCGCGGTCGCCAATCTGGCCCCGGAGTCGTTCGCCGGGATCGTCGCCGAGGTCCCGTTCGTCGACCCGCTGACCTCGATCCTCGACCCGTCCCTGCCACTCACCGTCACCGAGTGGGAGGAGTGGGGCAACCCGCTGGAGTCGGCCGAGGTCTATGCGTACATGAAGTCGTACAGCCCGTACGAGAACGTCGCGAAGCTGCCGTACTCGAAGATCCTCGCGGTGACCAGCCTGAACGACACCCGGGTGCTCTATCACGAGCCGGCCAAGTGGATCGCCCGGCTGCGCGCGGTGGTCCCGGACGGCGAGTTCCTGCTGAAGACCGAGATGGGCGCCGGTCACGCCGGCCCGAGCGGCCGCTACGACTCGTGGAAGGAAGAGGCCTTCGTCCTCGCCTGGATCCTCGACACCGTCGGCGCCTGA
- a CDS encoding FAD-binding oxidoreductase, translating into MTDSLLDALVDICGPGFARPARSVDRVGGQRAGHVAVPATGRAAGAALRLAAERGLSVRARGSGSKIDWGTPPAGLDLIIDTGRLNGMWDHHGATATVAAGTSLAAVRVALALQGKRLAVDPPSPGATVGGMLAVNEAGPLAHRYGSPADQTLSVMYAEADGAELETDGENGRPGIANIRGVITAAVLRLHPLPETRRWVGRSVTTPAGVAELVEQAVEQDLEPSAIEVDLPGAAEGTVAVLIEGDTGSVAGRAAKLGQVWGPEAAVVEHGPPWWGRYPFGAGDVAVRISVPPEGLQAVTYALRDACGVPVPLRGSAGLGTVHAVLPAGLPARRLAEIVDGVDQVLMARSGKIVVVSAPPALAVALPMATPRDLF; encoded by the coding sequence GTGACTGATTCCCTTCTCGATGCGCTCGTGGACATCTGCGGCCCCGGGTTCGCGCGCCCGGCGCGCTCGGTGGACCGGGTGGGCGGGCAGCGCGCCGGCCACGTCGCGGTCCCGGCCACCGGCCGCGCCGCCGGCGCGGCTCTGCGCCTCGCCGCCGAACGCGGGCTCAGCGTCCGCGCGCGCGGTTCCGGCAGCAAGATCGACTGGGGTACGCCACCGGCCGGACTCGATCTGATCATCGACACCGGGCGGCTGAACGGGATGTGGGACCACCACGGCGCCACCGCCACCGTGGCGGCGGGCACGTCGCTGGCCGCGGTCCGGGTCGCCCTCGCCCTGCAGGGCAAGCGCCTGGCCGTCGACCCGCCCTCACCCGGCGCCACGGTCGGCGGGATGCTCGCCGTCAACGAGGCCGGTCCCCTCGCCCACCGCTACGGCAGCCCGGCGGATCAGACCCTGAGCGTGATGTACGCCGAGGCCGACGGCGCCGAGCTCGAAACCGACGGGGAGAACGGGCGGCCCGGCATCGCCAACATCCGCGGGGTGATCACCGCGGCGGTGCTGCGGCTGCACCCGCTGCCCGAGACGCGCCGCTGGGTCGGCCGCTCGGTCACCACCCCGGCCGGCGTCGCGGAGCTGGTCGAGCAGGCGGTCGAGCAGGACCTGGAGCCCAGCGCGATCGAGGTGGACCTGCCGGGCGCCGCCGAGGGCACGGTCGCCGTGCTGATCGAGGGCGACACCGGGTCGGTGGCCGGGCGGGCGGCGAAACTCGGCCAGGTCTGGGGCCCCGAGGCGGCCGTGGTCGAGCACGGGCCGCCCTGGTGGGGGCGGTATCCGTTCGGGGCCGGCGACGTCGCGGTGCGGATCTCGGTGCCGCCGGAGGGCCTGCAGGCGGTGACGTATGCGTTGCGGGACGCCTGCGGCGTGCCGGTGCCGCTGCGCGGTTCGGCCGGCCTCGGCACGGTGCACGCGGTGCTCCCGGCGGGCCTGCCGGCGCGGCGGCTGGCCGAGATCGTCGACGGGGTGGACCAGGTGCTGATGGCCCGCAGTGGCAAGATCGTGGTGGTTTCGGCCCCGCCGGCTCTCGCCGTCGCTCTGCCGATGGCTACACCGCGCGACCTGTTCTGA
- a CDS encoding dihydrofolate reductase family protein: MAKTQYYTATSIDGYIADESNSLDWLFEVDEGTENPFGEFFAGVGAFAMGATTYEWVLKNDNLLEEPQNWHDMYGDVPCWVFTHRDLPPVPDANVFMISGDVRRVHEAMLVAAQGKNVWLAGGGNLVAQFAQQHLLDEIILGIAPAVLGTGTPMLRHKIGVDELILTGVREVGQFAYLTYAVGDVARMGRHLAAEAATLLPARF, from the coding sequence ATGGCGAAGACGCAGTACTACACCGCCACCAGCATCGACGGCTACATCGCCGACGAGTCGAACTCGCTGGACTGGCTCTTCGAGGTGGACGAGGGCACCGAGAACCCGTTCGGCGAGTTCTTCGCCGGCGTCGGCGCGTTCGCCATGGGTGCGACCACCTACGAGTGGGTGCTGAAGAACGACAATCTGCTGGAGGAGCCGCAGAACTGGCACGACATGTACGGTGACGTGCCCTGCTGGGTCTTCACCCACCGTGACCTACCGCCGGTCCCGGACGCCAACGTCTTCATGATCAGCGGCGATGTCCGCCGGGTCCACGAGGCCATGCTGGTCGCCGCCCAGGGCAAGAACGTCTGGCTCGCCGGCGGCGGCAACCTGGTCGCCCAGTTCGCCCAGCAGCACCTGCTCGACGAGATCATCCTCGGCATCGCGCCGGCCGTCCTCGGCACCGGCACCCCGATGCTCCGCCACAAGATCGGCGTCGACGAGCTGATCCTCACCGGTGTCCGCGAGGTCGGCCAGTTCGCCTACCTCACCTACGCCGTCGGCGACGTCGCCCGCATGGGCCGCCATCTCGCCGCCGAAGCGGCCACCCTGCTCCCCGCCCGTTTCTGA
- a CDS encoding dihydrofolate reductase family protein has product MTTQYYTATTIDGYIADEHHSLDWLFEVDDGGDANPFGAFFADVGAFAMGATTYEWVLAHENVVAEPEKWLSPYGDTPAWIFTHRDLPRVPGANLTFVRGDVTAVHRQMAAAAGDKNIWLVGGGELVACFADAGLLDELILGVAPATLGAGAPLLPRRLTAKRLTLTSVSRLGQFANLRYSVGPPAS; this is encoded by the coding sequence ATGACGACGCAGTACTACACCGCGACCACGATCGACGGCTACATCGCCGACGAGCACCACTCCCTGGACTGGCTGTTCGAGGTCGACGACGGCGGCGACGCGAATCCGTTCGGCGCGTTCTTCGCCGATGTCGGCGCCTTCGCCATGGGCGCGACCACGTACGAGTGGGTCCTGGCCCACGAGAACGTCGTCGCCGAGCCGGAGAAATGGCTGTCGCCCTACGGCGACACCCCGGCATGGATCTTCACGCACCGCGATCTGCCCCGCGTCCCCGGCGCGAACCTTACTTTCGTACGCGGTGACGTCACCGCCGTGCACCGACAGATGGCCGCCGCCGCCGGCGACAAGAACATCTGGCTCGTCGGCGGTGGCGAGCTGGTCGCCTGCTTCGCCGACGCGGGCCTGCTCGACGAACTGATCCTCGGCGTCGCCCCGGCCACCCTCGGCGCCGGCGCCCCGCTGCTCCCCCGCCGCCTCACCGCGAAACGGCTGACCCTGACGTCGGTGAGCCGGCTCGGGCAGTTCGCCAATCTGCGCTACTCGGTCGGCCCACCGGCCTCCTGA
- a CDS encoding SpoIIE family protein phosphatase, whose product MPAEVGTRTSVPSGAPTGTLVRKARLPNDRRTPAAARALVRSVLEEAGLDGLLNEALLLTTELSTNAVVHANTDLDIEVTADPAGLTVTVTDFAPGPVEQLAVGPRNESPDIGEVAERGRGLLLVDHFASRWGTVHEGDGKGVWFHLDHHAPDGGDGSRIPPPSDAPSLGALTALLRSGSDRQTDEGLTELAADLLSRLARLTGAAGGVLRVDRGDGMGRQLLARYGRAPRDNADTIRVPLTVHRPYSGELELDAAPVGYAQTLAVMVAERFSLHLENDRLRRADVRRATWITFLAEASELLAQSLDVNLTMALIPQLVVPRLGQWCAVHTTDAWGRLQLAAATHAEEATLAHLHASLAESGPESILARLEEASRLGTQVMFGAPLEGFAVPLVARGSRLGTLAVGRHVKHRHDADEVAVLEDVARRAALAIDNARIHDERRKVARTLQASLLPPALPHVEGIGFAAEYVPTGSEVGGDFYDVMPFGTDQWLVVVGDVSGKGVQAATVTGLVRDVIRILVDDGKSLTEILDRVNRTLVQRGGGRYCTLAMASVTRRPDGGLGVCLHLAGHDRAVLVRSEGKASFVGAGGTALGLLESITSPNVEVTLGPADSLIFYTDGVTERRRGRELFGSARLREAAAPLAGYPADAMAARLRSTTINFSVEEPRDDIAILVLRNDA is encoded by the coding sequence GTGCCAGCCGAGGTCGGAACCAGGACGAGCGTCCCGTCGGGAGCGCCGACCGGCACCCTCGTGCGCAAAGCCCGCCTGCCCAACGACCGGCGCACCCCCGCGGCGGCGCGCGCGCTGGTCCGCTCGGTGCTCGAGGAGGCCGGGCTGGACGGCCTGCTCAACGAGGCTCTGCTGCTGACCACCGAACTGTCCACCAACGCGGTCGTGCACGCCAACACCGACCTGGACATCGAGGTCACCGCCGATCCGGCCGGGCTGACCGTGACGGTCACCGACTTCGCCCCCGGCCCGGTCGAGCAGCTCGCCGTCGGCCCCAGGAACGAGAGCCCGGACATCGGCGAGGTCGCCGAGCGCGGCCGCGGCCTGCTGCTGGTCGACCACTTCGCCAGCCGCTGGGGCACCGTGCACGAGGGCGACGGCAAAGGCGTCTGGTTCCACCTCGACCATCACGCGCCGGACGGTGGCGACGGGTCCCGGATCCCGCCCCCGTCCGACGCGCCCAGCCTCGGCGCGCTCACCGCCCTGCTGCGCAGCGGCTCCGACCGGCAGACCGACGAGGGCCTCACCGAGCTCGCCGCCGACCTGCTCTCCCGGCTGGCCCGGCTGACCGGCGCGGCCGGCGGGGTGCTCCGGGTCGACCGCGGCGACGGGATGGGCCGGCAGCTGCTCGCCCGGTACGGCCGGGCCCCGCGGGACAACGCCGACACCATCCGCGTCCCGCTGACCGTCCACCGGCCCTACTCCGGCGAGCTGGAGCTCGACGCCGCCCCGGTCGGCTACGCGCAGACCCTCGCCGTGATGGTCGCCGAACGCTTCTCCCTGCACCTGGAGAACGACCGGCTGCGCCGCGCCGACGTCCGCCGGGCCACCTGGATCACCTTCCTCGCCGAGGCCAGCGAGCTGCTCGCCCAATCCCTCGACGTCAACCTCACGATGGCGCTGATCCCGCAGCTCGTGGTGCCCCGGCTCGGCCAGTGGTGCGCGGTGCACACCACGGACGCCTGGGGCCGGCTGCAACTGGCCGCGGCCACCCACGCCGAGGAGGCCACGCTGGCCCACCTGCACGCCTCGCTCGCCGAGTCCGGCCCGGAGTCGATCCTGGCCCGGCTGGAGGAGGCGTCCCGGCTCGGCACCCAGGTGATGTTCGGCGCCCCGCTGGAAGGCTTCGCGGTCCCGCTGGTCGCCCGCGGCTCGCGGCTCGGCACTCTCGCCGTCGGCCGGCACGTCAAGCACCGGCACGACGCCGACGAGGTGGCGGTGCTCGAGGACGTCGCCCGGCGGGCCGCCCTGGCCATCGACAACGCCCGGATCCACGACGAACGCCGCAAGGTCGCCCGCACCCTGCAGGCCTCCCTGCTGCCGCCGGCGCTGCCGCACGTCGAGGGCATCGGCTTCGCCGCCGAATACGTGCCGACCGGCTCCGAGGTCGGCGGCGACTTCTACGACGTGATGCCGTTCGGCACCGACCAGTGGCTGGTCGTCGTCGGCGACGTCTCCGGCAAGGGCGTCCAGGCGGCCACCGTGACCGGCCTGGTCCGCGACGTGATCCGGATCCTGGTCGACGACGGCAAGTCGCTCACCGAGATCCTCGACCGGGTCAATCGCACGCTGGTGCAGCGTGGCGGCGGCCGCTACTGCACCCTCGCGATGGCCTCGGTCACCCGCCGGCCCGACGGCGGCCTCGGCGTCTGCCTGCACCTGGCCGGGCACGACCGGGCGGTGCTGGTCCGATCCGAGGGCAAGGCGTCCTTCGTCGGTGCGGGCGGCACGGCCCTGGGCCTGCTGGAATCGATCACCTCGCCGAACGTGGAGGTCACCCTCGGGCCGGCCGACTCGCTGATCTTCTACACCGACGGCGTCACCGAACGCCGCCGCGGTCGCGAGCTCTTCGGCTCCGCCCGGCTCCGCGAGGCCGCCGCACCCCTGGCCGGCTATCCCGCGGATGCGATGGCAGCCCGCCTGCGCTCCACGACGATCAACTTCTCGGTCGAGGAGCCGCGCGACGACATCGCCATCCTGGTCCTCCGCAACGACGCCTGA